GGGACTCaaacaaggaaataatcaacaagtGGTGTCCAGAGTGGGGTGAGGGCCTCCTGGGGAGAGCAGGGCAACCTGCGGCACTGGGACTGGGAGCAGCTCCCCCATCTCAGGAGGAGGAGTGGCTGGAGGTGAGGCTGGACGGCAGGAGGGCAGCGCCCTGGGCAGTCCCATGTAGATGAAGCTGCCGGAGAGGACGAAGGAGCTGCACACGAGGAAAGAGGCGGTGAAGTCTCCTGTCTCATCCCTGAGGAAGCCTGAGGATGGGTGAAGGAATTTAGAGGCCTGGGACCCAAGTGGCAGAGGATAGCTGTAATCGGATCTGCAGGCTCAGGCCCTTACCTGACAAGGGGGGACCCAGCAGCCCCCCGAGGCTCATCAGCATCATCACCAGCCCGGTGGCCTGCACCACACCTCCGAGGCCCACCAGCCCAGGGAGCACACCGAAAACCAGCGGGGCGTAGCTCCCGGCGCTCAGCCCATAGGCCCCAGCCGCAGCCAGCAGGGGACCCCCCCAGTCCCCTTCACTCCCCACCACAGGCACCAGTCCCACCGCTAGCAGCCCCAGCCCTGTCAGAGCCCCGAACACGGCCAGCAGCCGCGGGAGGGGCACCCAGCCCTGGTCCGCCAGCCACCCGCAGACCAGCCGGGCGCCCGCATCCCCCACAGCAGCCACGGCCACCACCAGCGCTGCCCCGTACCCCCCCAGTCCGCGATCTAAAGCGTGGGGGGCCAAGTGCACGTAGGGAACGAAGTACCCGGCCCCAACTAGGGCCGTGCCCAGAGCAAACACTGAGAAGGCCCTATGTGTGAAGAGACCCAGGCCGAGGGCAGCTAGGGGGccgcggggtggggctggggggtcgCCAGGGAGGCTCAGAGGTCGCAGCAGGGCGCCACAGGGGGTGAGGTGGAGGCTGATGGCGCCAAGGAGGAGTAGGGCGCCCCGCCAGCCGAAAGTATCAAGGAGGAACTGCAAGGCCGGCGCCAGGAGCAGCGAGGAGACCCCGTTGCCCGTGAGCGCCAACCCCACCGCCAAGACTCGACGGCGGGAGAAGTAACGCGAGAGGGTACCGAGGGCAGGAGCGAACGCCAGGGCCCAGCCGGAGCCTGCGAATGAATAGGACGCGATGAGGGCAGGTACCGGAGATGATTGCCCCAGCATTCCCAGCTCTGCTTCCCGCGGGAGGCCTCCGCCTCGTTCACTCCTCCAGCCCCCAACAAGCTCCCATCCCCACCTTCACCCGTGAAGGGCCCGGGCGTCCCACTCCCCTCACCTGCGAGGAGGCCCAGGCCGAGGTAGAGGTGCACCAGACTGCGGGCAAAAGCCGAGAAGACGAAGCCCAGCGAGGCAAGGACGCCCCCAACCATCACCACCGGGCGCGCCCCCCAGCGTGTGCTCAGGGCGCTGCCCACAGGGCCTAGAAGGGGGCTGAGTTAACGGAAGACACGCCCCTGGTCCCCAAAACGCTAACATCTCCCACCTACTGCTTGCCTGGCTTAAAACTCCACCCCCGGGCTAACAGTTCCTCCCCCTGACCTCAAGATCTAGAACTTGGCTCCAAAGGTCGCCCTTTCTCAGGTGGTCTGGTAATCAGGTGGGCCTCCCACCACCACATTCAAGGCCTCTGCACCCGGTTCCCACCTCCCGCCTCGGGGCCCCCCTCACTGGCTGCCTGTTGTACGGCCAGGGCCAGGGCGCTGACCCACGCGGTCTCCTGGGCGCTTCGGTCAAAGTGCTCGGCGAGGTCAGGGAGGGCAAGGCCCAAGGAGCGTAGCAGCCCGTAGGAGAGCCCGTTCACCGCGAAGGCAGTGGCTGCCAccatccagccccagcccccgtCCGGGGGTCCGGCGGGCTTGGGGGTCATCACCGTCCGGCTGGGGTGGGGAAACACCTGTGAGTGAAGTCTCCACGTCTTTGCCTCCGCTAGGGAGCTGGCAGCCCTGAGATCCAGCCTCTGGCTGCTTGCCCAGGGTGGGCACGTCACCCGGGCGCGATAGTGCGGGGGCGGAGGGAGCGGGAACCAGGCCTAGGGATAGAACTCCTGGGTCCGCGTGAGGTACCGGGACCGAGGACTGCCTGATCCCCCAGGCCGGGGgctccccctcccacacacactcCTTCCCCCCTTACCCGACCTCTCCaggcggtggggggaggggaagggccagGAATGTTCGGCCGGTTTTCGCGCCGCTTCCCTGGCGGACGGGCCCGGGAAGGAAGCGAGTGCAGAGATGGAGCCCAACTTGGACGAGTTCTCTCCGTAAACAGAGATCACCACAGGGGCGCGAGCCACCTGGGACACCCGGGATACGGAGGGCGGGAGCGAGCTGAGACAGGCAGCCAATCCGCGGAGCCGCGGATGAGGCCAGACGCCAGTCCCACGGggattaaattatatatacacacacgcacaccctccGGCCCCTAGGAAGGGAGCGGCGAGGAATGAAGGCCGCAGGGCCCAGCCTGTCTCGCTCCCATGCACCTGCCGCCTGCTGGGCACAGAAGAGACGCGTGGATTGCGATCCCCAGCAAGCCCGGGCTCCCTGCGGATGCTTGGGAAATCCGGGGCAGTCCCCAAAACCTGAGGGGATGAGTAGTTTTATTCTCAGGAACGTTGCTGAGGACCAGGTAAATCTCAGAGATCAAATCACAGACCTCTACTGAGTGCCTGCTCCGTGCTCAACAATAACATGCCCTGAAGGACGGAGAGAAGGAACAGGACTCCCTTAATATGAAGACCTGTGGCGTGCCAGGCACTCGTCATGTTATCGTTTCGTccttacaataaccctatgaagAAGGTGtcatccacattttatagatgcagTAACTGAAGCTCAGGGGAAAAACTGGTGGTAATATTTGGATTTAAGTCTGTCCAACTGCAAACCTTACAGGCAGAACAATCCTAGGACTGAAATAGAATCTGCCACAATTGAGGGAAACATTCTGGAGACTGTTTGATGCAAATTTCCCCTGGAAAGGGCAGAACATTTGCAGAGCCAGAGAGCTTATGATTCTATAATAAAATAGGGGTCACTGGGAATAGAAGGGATCCTTGAGATCAGAATCTCTAAAAACTCAggttagaattttaaaagcaaagtaagaaatcagaaaattgaACCCAGATGTTGATTTCTTGGAAACCTTTATAGaaactatcctttttttttttttttttttttttttttacaggtttACACTGCTTTACCTCACCTGTTTGAATCCAGAGAAGTGATCTTTGGTTTAATTATTAAACAACATCATAGAAAATTCAGCGACTTAGTTTGGAGCATGCATCAGCTGACAGCCACATGATGGCAGTGTTTCCTAATTGTTGAGAAGAAAAGCAAGCCAGCTTCTTAAGTAGTCAAACTGTAAATCTAAAAAACAGCATGACCTTCTGTGGCTCTGCATTGCCTGTAGGAGGAAATATCAAATTTCTCTACTTTGTGTTTAAGGCCTTTCACAATAATCAAAGACAGACCTAGGCAACCTTTCCACTccatttccctcccctccctcttgcACCCTCCCATCTGCCATTAGCTTATCACCTGCTCTGTGGACATGCCTAGCTTTTTCTTACTCCTGGATTTCTGCATATGTCATGCTTTCTGCTTGAAACATACTGGTTGGGGCACAGGAATCTATGAAGACTTAAGGTCCTGCCCGATGCTCTGGCACTCACCTGTAGTGCCTgatacccaggaggctgagaccggaggatcacttgagcccaggagttggaatccagactgggcaacacagcaagaccccctggtttttaaatatatgtatatgttaatatatatccTGACACATACACCTTAGCAAAGTGGCCCCACTGGTTTCCCCAGCCTGGAGTACTGCTgtgaaagccaccagggaggtgGAGCCAGCAGGTCCTCAACCACCTGGGAAAGCAGGGAGCCCTCTTCCTGAGAAGGCTGGTGAGGACTCTGCTCCAAGCTGAATGAGGCCGACTGAAACATCACTGTCTCCCTGCAGCGAAGTAGACGTGTAGGGCAGTCAAAGAGGAGATTGGGCCCTCTGGGTCTGGGAGTTGTACCCAGTGATACTGAGCACCTTTGCAGGATACTTACAAACCCAGAGGGGCATCCCAGAGCCCAGAGACTGGGGTGATTAGTTGTGAAAGGGCATGTTCTTTTTCTACCTCTTATTCCCTATGTTCTTAGCCAAAATTGTTCATGGAGGCAATATAGCATAAAGAATGGGAGAATGGACTCCCAAGCtagacttcctgggttcaaatccgagctctaccacttattagctatATGACTGTGAGCAAGatactctgtgcctcagtttcctcatctttaaaatgagggtaataataatagctacctgatgtgttatgagaattaaatgagtcaCTGTGTATACATGTTTAAGTAAGTGCCCAAATATGATGTGCTAGGCCTCATTGCTGCCACCGTTGTGACTTGAGGAATCTGGCAGACCACACTACACTGCCACCCCTTACCTACCTGGTTACTTCTACTAGCACCTCAAGCTCAAGGAACCATGTTGGTCTAGTGAGTTCCCAGTGAAACCACATGGCTTGTAAAATGTGAATGGCTATAAAGAGATTAAatggaagtttttgtttttctctgtggtgAGTGATTTCTTCAGCATTTTCCAAAGTTCATGAGAAAATGCTGGTCTCCCTatcttgtttattgtttgtttgtgtttgagatagagtcttgctctgttgcccaggctaaagtgccgtggcatcatcatagctcacagcaacctcaaactcctgggctcaagcaatcctcttgcctcagcctcccaagtagctgggactacaggctcgagccaccacgcccagctaattttttctatttttagttgctcagctaatttatttctatttttagcagagacagggtctcgctcttgctaaggctggcctcgaactcttgacctcaagcaatcctgcctcagcctcctagagtgctaggattacaggtgtgagccaccataccaagCCCCTATCTTGactctaaaaacaaaagagaagaaaggagtcaaaataatttttattcattcaatccttcatataaaatatttatagacatcTACATGCCAAGTGCTATGCGAGGGCTAGGGATACAAATATGAATAAGATACAGACTCTCCTCTCTCAGCCCTCATCATCAAATCAGAGGAACAGTCAGtcacataaagaaaagaaatctctgCACAAGGAGAGGGACGCATGCACCCTAGAGTGGTGCATGGGAGGAACTGGCTCATTTTGCTGGGGCCTGCTAGGAAGCTTCACAGAAGAGGATCCCCttgagctgggtcttgaaggatgagtaggagtttgccagatGGGTGTGTGGGCAggggcattccaggcaaagggagcAACTTTTGGAAAATCACAAAGGCATGAACCAGCTTGGCACATTGTTTATTGTTTGGAGAGCTGTAAATAGCCACTGTGTAGAGAACAGAGAGTGGGTAGGAGAGTAATGTGGGATGAAGTTGCTAGGCCAGAGGGTCCCTTCTGAAAGGCCTTGAAGGCCAGGCTAAGGAATTTAGATGTTTTTCCAAAGGACTGATACTTGTCAAAAATTTCCACTGCAGTAGCACTCACTAATACTGGAAGTTGAACATAGAGGGGAGAGGACTCATTGTGCAGTCAGAGAGGTAAGGAGACTATGGGGTTATAGGCCTTTTGCAGGTAGGAAATTCCTTTGAAATATCCTGTTTTATCTTGAAAGTTCATGTGGAATTTTGTATGCTACTTTTTATAACAATCTTTGATACATGTTTTCATAGGAAAACAATGCTTTAAATTACTAGAGAGATTATTTAACCTTTTCCCCTCAAgtcttcaagaaaaaatataactctCCAGGAAGGTGTACATATTTATTCCAAGGTGGTGTTGTCCCTGGCACATTGCCACTAGAGGTAGTGGAAGCCACTGATGGCACAGCACAGCCTCCTCTGGGAAGTCGTCCCTGACCATGCCTGCTCCTAATCTGCCTATATGAACCCGCATCAGAGCACCTCTCAGCCTTCAAGGAAATCATCCAATTTCATCTTCTGTGACTCATCCTGCATGTTGCCCTTATACCATGAGGCCCTGGAGTTGGGAACTTGCATTATTGATCTCTGGATCTTTCATGCTCAAAGATGCCAAAGGTGAGTGATGGAATCACTGAATGAGAGAAACATTAAGCAACGGAATCATTGAATGAGTGGGCTCGGTACCTGGTGCTCCCCAGGATGTAGCAATATCACAAGAGGGAGTCACTGATGGACCAAACTAATAATGCCTGCCCATGTGGAGAAAgccccagaagcagatgctgggcCAGATAGTGTCTTTAAAGAGATCATAGAGAGAGTCAAGCACTGTACAAAATTTGCTTTGGCGACCACAGGACCTGGGAGTGTGTCTGTGTTCGTGAACTCTAGAATTGCACTGGGGTTTTCTTGTGGGACCTCCTACTGGAGGTTCTTGGGGCCTCTGGAGCCAAACTTCAGGAAATCCCTGAACCGAGCCCAGCtatcccccccacacacccacgGGGCTCCCTctgcagaaggcagaagggaaggaagagggcagGTGAGGATGGAAGGCGTTACCCACAGGAAACATTGCTCTATTTGAGGTTCTCAAAAATACGGGGCTTTCCAGTGTTTGGTCAGCCAATCTTGGGTTTCTAAGACCAAATAGAGCTGCCTCTGACTCCTCACGCCCCGGAACCCTCCCCTTCCCTAGCTCACCCAGAGACCAGGCCATGGCAAGTGAGCATCGATCTCAAAGCCCAGACCCAGGGCCTGGGACAGTGGAAAAACAAAGGTCAGGGTTTGTGGCCCAGGACCAGGGGAGCACATCCACTGAGATGCTCTGAAATGGGGGCGGGTGATGAAGCAAGAGGGCCGGGAGCTCATCGTGTGTCAGAAAGAAGTATGCTTGAATGGCCATATCAGTTGAATGAGCAGAGAACAAAGCTGAGTCCCCTGAGCCTTGTGTCGGGACTGGGACTGGGGTAAGGACTTTTCTGAGTCTGGGGCTATAGGCAGGCTGGCAACAGGGCTGGTGCAGACAAGACGCAGCTGAGGCTGGAGCCAAGGCCTGGGATGGGATGGGAGCCTTACCCCACATTTCTGCTCTCTTACCCCCTCTACCAAATCTGTCTTCAGTGCCTCTTCCCTGCTCTCTGTCACCACCACCTTCTCATCCCCCTGAGAACCTGATTCCTGACTCCTGGATTTCTCCCACCAGCCCAGTCTCCAGGATAGGGGTTCAGAGACAGTGGGGGGAGTGCATAGCTCAAGGCTTTGAGCCTGGTATATGTGTCTTAATATCCAAATGTGTCTTATCTGGCATATTCTGGTCTGGGACTTTGGCCAACATCTATGTCAAAGTTCTTAGTTGTAAGCCATGAGCTTACTAACTCTGACTTatttaaggaaagaaatgatttattgCAGGATACTGGGTAGCTCACAAAATTATCAAGAAGGCTACAGAACTAGGTCTGGCAGGAGTACAGATTGCCACAAGCCTAAATGGGTTGCTAAAGCCGCTGCTGTCACCATAGGACACTAGATGTCACTGCTGGCAGGCATCTACAACCAGCTGTCCTAGAAACAGCTGCTACTGCTCAGAAATGTTCTGTGCTTCACAAGCTCCCAAATCCAAGTCCAGAGCTGTGGTCCTGACCCCTTGCACCTGGGTCACGTGCTCCCATCCTAGCTGGAAGGGGCCCCAGAGAGGAAGCACCTGGTGTTTTCAGTGTCTACGGGCAGATGTGTTCTGCctcccatcaaaaagaacaaggtgggagatttctcaaaggaagaggtTTAAGCCCAAAGCGTCCTAAAACCTGTTTTAGCCCAACTAAAACAGATTAATAGAACAGGTATGAATTCAAATTGGACCtggtgaattatttctttttctctttttttccatgaTCTAAAATGGATGCCAGGACTGGTGAATTGTTAATAGCATAGTTCTTGAGTCCCAACTCCAACCGTTTCTAGGCATCTAGAAAAAGGGGCAAATACTTCAAAGGATTGTTGGTAACACTTCAGTGAAGTAAAGCTTGGAAAGGACCCAGCACAGCTCCAGTCTCATGGTAGGCATTCTACGAAAGCAGGTtccctttcatttcatttcctttcatccCATTTTCTGGCCACAGGTAGTTACCTATTCATCTCCACTCCAGTCCAATCTCTAGGCCAAGTCCCTGTGCTCCTCCTGTCTTGATTTGAGAGAGGGAGTCAGACCAGAAAGGGCCAGGAGGTGATGTCATTTCCTCTCCACTGTCCCAACCTCTCGGCTACCTCTGACTTTTATGGGGCCCTTTGTCTGCCTTCCCagtccctgcctgggccctggacATCTGACCTAAAGAACTCAGCCTCTTAGTGGACGTGGCTGACAACCCCTACATCTATCCTTAGGGCTGCAGCAGCCCCGCCTGGCCAGCACCTCTGCTGAATAAGTTCAACCAGGACCAGAAGCCAAGGCGGAAGGGGACAGAGAGTCAGATAACAGGTTTTCCCGCAGCCCTAGGGATACAAATCTGACATCCTGGAGGATCTAAGGTATGCTGGGCGAGTTTTGGGGGCCAAGCAAGCAGAGAgttcctgtttcctttctctaAAGTAGAAATGCCTCTGTGGACACTGGGAGGAGTTGGATGGGGACTGACCAAGCCCTGGGAAAGTCCCAAAGCCACAGGAGGGTCTCTGAGCTGAAGAGGCCATGAGTGGCTACTGCTAATTCCACACAAATTCCTCTTGTCCCTGCCCAGGTGGATCTTTTTTCTTCCAGTGCAATCACTTTAGAGAGTTCCTCTTGTCTGCCACAAATCTCCTTTGTCTCTGCCCGCATCTCAATGTTATTTCCTCTTCAAAGCCTTCTTCTGTCTCTCCTCTACTCTCAAAGCATTTTGTATTCCTGGGCAGCATCTCTTCCTAAGGGTTctgtaaacaaaaatttaaaatatcaggaCCATCCCCTCAATTCCTTATGCAAAAGGGGAggtcaagcctggaggctgagtcatgcaacacccgCTTCCAAATGAATAGCTATTACTAACATTATGCATTTTGGAATTATAAAAGGCCTCAGGCATCTACAAGGACtgcccccacagatcattcaCAAGGAAATTCTTTGTTAgcctcccataaacaaggacatgcaaattgtacctTTAGGTCTGTAATCTAAGCCTACCTCCTAACACTAAAGTCTGTTCAATTCCACACTGATAATGTTGATTCCAAACTTATCTTTCCAGGTGCAGAGTAGAGACCAGATGAGATCGATCATGcctccaccccgccccccacacatctacataattgattcttcctttactccctttttctcttcaaacattcaaGTATCATATGTAAAGTGTAGATTTACTGAGCAATAACTAGAGCCTCACAAGAATGTGCCATTTTGTGCTATTTGCCTCAGTGccatccccctcctccttcttctttctttcttgtcccTTAAATAATGAGTTCCTAAATCCCTCTTTGGAAGGCACAGGTCACAGATGCTTCTGTGGTTTGTACTTTTCCTGGACGTGTTCTCAAACtgtggcttaataaacctccattggccgggcgcggtggctcacgcctgtaatcctagcactctgggaggccgaggcgggtggattgctcaaggtcaggagttcgagaccagcctgagcgagaccccgtctctactaaaaatagaaagacattatatggacacctaaaaatctatatagaaaaaattagccgggcatagtggcgcatgcctgtagtcccagctactcgggagactgaggcagtaggatcgcttaagcccaggagtttgaggttgttgtgagctaagctgatgccacggcactcactctagcctgggcaacaaagtgagactctgtctcaacaacaacaaaaaaaaaataaataaacctccattgacggagatctttgcctcagtctcttatttggtgttgtcagttcCTTCTCTCTATCCCATTCAGAAAAATAGCTTTACCCAGCTTGATACCTCCATCTCCAGCTCTCGTCACATCTTTCTGTCCCCATTTCACAACCAGGAGTCCCTCAAAATGGGACTGACCCTGGTTTAAAACACATTTGTGGGGGAGTAGTGTCAGGGTCTCACCTAGAAGGAAGTCACACAGAGCGGTGAGGTGGAGCCGTGGGCATCTCATCAATTGGATGCCTAGGAGGAGCATCCTGGTTTATGGGTGACGAGCTTCCCCTTCCCTGGGCCCAGGGATCTGAGAGGCAGAAAGTTGGTGCCAAAGGCCCTAGAGCAGATATTTCAGGACAGTGGCCAGTGAGTGCTGAGAGCAGTGAGTAGCAGGATGGGCTAAGACCTGAGCTCCAGGACACATCAAGCCTGGCATCCTTAGGTGCCTTGTGGTTTCTGGGTTTATTTCCCTGTTGGCCTTGAGGAGGGTTGATTTGTGAGGGCTGATTTGTTCCGTGAGTATGTAGGGATTAGGGCTAAAGCTTTCTAAGTGCTAACAGAAGtgctaaaaacattaaaaagtttattgatttgaaaataccaaaaagaaaaaccctgaaaatctaaataataaacatttaaacatttaaataagtgTCTATTATccatttctttgttaaattttgtgTTCTTAAATTTTCATTACATTGGAAAACAATTAGGATGTtgatttttctcactttccaGGATTTCCTAAATATTCATCATAATTGCTGAGAAATCAGAGCCAATCATAGATTCAATGAGTTCCTTGTAGACAAATAAGTTTTTCaagtaataaacataattttaagattttaagcAGTTAAAATCTTAGCAAAAATATTACATTGAGTGTTGAATGTGAgtgtattttaatacatttaatattgAGAGGTAATATAGTGTGGTGGGAGAAACATGAACCctggaaccagactgcctggggTTCAAGCTCTGGCTTTAGGACTTGCAGCCATATGACCcagagcaaattatttaacctctctttgcAATGTTTCCCTCATCCATAAAAAGATGATATCTATGTGTCATGGCTCCCGCCTGTAACCCCACCAcattgggaggtcgaggcaggaggatcacttgagatcaggagttcaaagttacagtgagctatggtcaccccactgcactccagcctgggcaacagagtgaaactcagtctcttaaaaaaagaaaaaaaacatgtgaTAATAATGGTTCCtgcttttgcaaaaaaaaaaaaaaaaaaagatgatgataaCTGGtaattgctatggtctgaatgtttgtgcctcccaaaattcatatgttgaaatcgaATCCCCAATATAATAGTATTAAGAGGCGGGGACTTTAgaaggtgatgaggtcatgaggatggagccctcatgaatgagattacttagtgtccttataaaagaggcctgagaccaggcatggtgggtcacgcctgtaatcctagcactctgggaggctgagatgggtggatcgtttgagctcaggagttcaagaccagcctgagcaagagcgagaccccgtctctactaaaaatagaaagaaattaactggacaactaaaaatatatagaaaaaattagccgggcatggtggcacatgcctgtagccccagctactcgggagaggctgaggcagtagaattgcttgagcccaggagtttgaggttgctgtgagctaggctgacgccacggcactctagcctgggcaacacagtgagactctgtctcaaaaataaataaataaataaataaaagaggcctgagagagcttgttcatcccttctgccatgtgaggacacagcgagaaaaTGTCATCTATGAAACGGAGCAAGCCCACACCAGACACCTAATCTgctggcttcccagcctccagaactttgagcaATAATACATTTCTACAGTTTATAAATTCCCagtttaagatattttgttatagcatcctgaATGGACTAAGAACTAGTACCTTGTTACCATTAACACAACTTGTTAGGGCTGTTGTaagcattaaatgagttaacatttgcAGAGTTTTTGGTACAATTCCTAGCAAGAAGCACTATTTAAGGGTTTGttggtttaaataaataaatgtagcagAAGTTTTGATCTCTGAGTATTTGCATGAGTGTTTATGAAGGTTCTATCCCAGTTCACCTGGCAAGAGAACCTAAGCAAAGTATTGTGTAAAGACTTAGGCAACAGCTATGAGAGGAACCAGGAACCAGGTACACTTGTGCTTTCAGCATGAAGGCAAAACAAAAAGGGCCCCAAGAAGAAGGGAACACTCAAGGACCAGAAAGTTGCTGtccagttctttttgttttttggtttggttttgttttgttttgtttttgagacagaatctcactgtgttgcccaggctagagtgccgtggcatcagcctaactcacagcaaccttaaactcctgggctcaagcaatcctcctgcctcaccctcccgagtagctgggactacaggcatgtgccaccatgcccagccaattttttctatatatattttttagttgtccagctaatttatttccattttttttgtagagacggggtctcgctcttgctcaggctggtctcaaactcctgagctcaaaggatccacctgcctcagcctcccagagtgctaggattacaggtatgagccaccgcacccggcctgttttgtttttttaaagacagggtctcactccatcacccaggctggagtgcagtggcacgatcatagctcactacagcctcagattcctgggttcaagtgatctcctgcctcagcctcctaagtagctaggactacaggcatgccaccacacccagctactttatgttttttgtggaaatggggactcactatgttgcccggctggtcttgaactcctgacctcaagcaatcttcctgcctcagcctcccaaagtgctggagttacagacatgagccactgcacctggtctgcTGTCCAGTTTTAGTGGCTCTCCTACCTGAACTAATGCGGGGAGTTTCTGGGTTTGGTTTCATTAAGGAAGCTGTCCTTCTAACTCATCCCAAATCTAATTTTCCATTTCAACACTGACTTGCTGGATTCTTTTGCAGTTTTTGGCTCTGTTGACCACCCCACCCTACGCAACAAATATACCTCTGTGACTCTACCTATTTCCTCTCCAATCTCTGACTGTCTTTCTCACTTTTACCTTTGTCTTTGTCTCCAGTGATGAGTCCAACTTCATGATCCCATCCAGTCAGTATTGCAGATGGTGGTAAGAACTGGCAGTGCCCAGAAGGCTCAGTGGGGTTCTGCTGCTACCCGCCCCAGAACACAGGGAAGACCATGTTGGCCTTGAGTCCCAAGCCCTTCAGGAGAGCATAAGCAGTGTACTCAAAGCCAGCATAAACCATCtctattaattaaaacatttctggCTTCAAGTACCAAAAGAATACAACTTAACTTGACTAAACTATAAGAAAGTATATATTATCTCTTGTCTTAGcctgggctgctgtaacaaaataccgtaggctgggtggcttagaaacaacaaaaatttatttctcacagttctggagcctaggaagtccaagatcaagggaaCTGCTGATTGGTGTCTGGCGGGAGCCCACTCCTGGGTCACAGATgtcttcttcctgtgtcctcatgtggcagaaggggGCAAAGGAACTCTCTGGGGGCCTGTTTTATAGaa
The Eulemur rufifrons isolate Redbay chromosome 9, OSU_ERuf_1, whole genome shotgun sequence DNA segment above includes these coding regions:
- the SLC16A11 gene encoding monocarboxylate transporter 11 isoform X2 — encoded protein: MTPKPAGPPDGGWGWMVAATAFAVNGLSYGLLRSLGLALPDLAEHFDRSAQETAWVSALALAVQQAASPVGSALSTRWGARPVVMVGGVLASLGFVFSAFARSLVHLYLGLGLLAGSGWALAFAPALGTLSRYFSRRRVLAVGLALTGNGVSSLLLAPALQFLLDTFGWRGALLLLGAISLHLTPCGALLRPLSLPGDPPAPPRGPLAALGLGLFTHRAFSVFALGTALVGAGYFVPYVHLAPHALDRGLGGYGAALVVAVAAVGDAGARLVCGWLADQGWVPLPRLLAVFGALTGLGLLAVGLVPVVGSEGDWGGPLLAAAGAYGLSAGSYAPLVFGVLPGLVGLGGVVQATGLVMMLMSLGGLLGPPLSGFLRDETGDFTASFLVCSSFVLSGSFIYMGLPRALPSCRPASPPATPPPEMGELLPVPVPQVALLSPGGPHPTLDTTC
- the SLC16A11 gene encoding monocarboxylate transporter 11 isoform X1, which produces MVGGVLASLGFVFSAFARSLVHLYLGLGLLAGSGWALAFAPALGTLSRYFSRRRVLAVGLALTGNGVSSLLLAPALQFLLDTFGWRGALLLLGAISLHLTPCGALLRPLSLPGDPPAPPRGPLAALGLGLFTHRAFSVFALGTALVGAGYFVPYVHLAPHALDRGLGGYGAALVVAVAAVGDAGARLVCGWLADQGWVPLPRLLAVFGALTGLGLLAVGLVPVVGSEGDWGGPLLAAAGAYGLSAGSYAPLVFGVLPGLVGLGGVVQATGLVMMLMSLGGLLGPPLSGFLRDETGDFTASFLVCSSFVLSGSFIYMGLPRALPSCRPASPPATPPPEMGELLPVPVPQVALLSPGGPHPTLDTTC